In Primulina huaijiensis isolate GDHJ02 unplaced genomic scaffold, ASM1229523v2 scaffold207858, whole genome shotgun sequence, the genomic window TGGGATTTAATGCTGGGCCACCCCCACCCGCCATGAGcagagaagaatttgaagcTCGAAAAGCCAATTTGAAGAGGAAACGCGAAGTGGAGCGTCACAGGGACATGTTAGTAGAACAACCCTTTCTTGTGTGTCTAATTCCTTTTTAACTAAATGAATCTAATTTCCATGGTTCAAGCATCAGTTCGACTATTATTTTGTTAGCAGGAGATGCctaaaagttaaaactttgattacCTGATGAAATACTTCTGCCATGTTGGTTGTGAATGTAATGGTCTCGCCCATGCCTCTCTtgatgaaattaataaaatgattaaaagaaaaaggagCTGAATGAGCTTTTATATCAGATTCGAGTACTTTATCCTTTTTGATAACTCAAAAAAGGAAATCGTTGCTTTgctatatgtaatttttacttttcttaAAGAGGTTCTGATGTTCCTTTTCTACAGGGAGTTGTCTAAAGATCGGGAATATGGAAGAGAAGCAAGCTCAGTCGATCTCCCTAATATGAGATCCAAATCTGTATGCATCTTTATCAGCCTACTGTTAttagtttattatttttgtgCGAATGATGCAGGTACATTTCATGGTCAACCATATAGTTTTTCAGAAATCATGCTGTCGAGAATAACAGTGAATTTCGAAAGAGAATTTTCAGTTTCTCATTGCCCGATAGACTTACCTCCAAAGGAATATGGCCGATTAAAATTATTTCCCATTTCATTTAATTGTTTGTGTAATAGCCTATTGCCTTCAATGTTGTTGCAAGTGATCTTGAAGTTTTTGCATGGGTACTGTAGATATAATCTGCATGAACCATGCtttcttctcttctttttttgggTTTTGAAATATTTACCTCATTTGGGTTTGTCCCCCGATCCCTGCCAGTCTGCTAGTTTCTTTTACAAAAGTTTCCTTTGTAACGAGGCGCCACATCCTGTTTTTCCAATCTTTTGTTCCAAAATTGTGTTCCATGCATATGGATGATTTGGCACAAAAAAATGGTTCTTTCTGTATGCATAGGGATGATTTTTCATTGAAGAGCTCCGACGTGTTGGTCGGATTTGGAAGTTTACCTGCTTGGTCAAAGTTTTCTTCTTTGAagtctattaaaaaaaaaaaaaaaaaactgcgtCCGATGTACCAATTGACTAACagaattttgttttaaaacctCGTTCACTAGGTATTGTTATTTTTCATAACTAAAGATTTTTGTGAATTACGAGAAACTTGTGTTGGATGAGAGTAtatattaaatcttaattatACTATGAACCcattaagaaaatgaaaatttgaaaatggaTTTGACGTGCTAGACATCTTGGGTAAAGATGAAAACAACAAACGCCGTTGCCCGACGCTGCTAGACGGTAGAAATATGGATCTTGAATTTTACCCCGTTTGATCGTTTCCACTTAGTTGGGCTtcgttttttcatttttgagttAACTGTTTAACGTTGGTTAACTGGTGCAGAAGTCTATTCCCTCTGCATCTAGCCCAAATCGTCCTTCCCACCGCCATCGGTCTGAGAGGCATTCCCCTGATCCCAACTCCCGTGATCCCCCTGAGGTACCCCGCCCATTGTCCAAGAGGAAGCCAGACGAACACCGGAGCCGAGATTATCATGATGATGACCATCGAAGACTCCGTGACCACCACCACCGCAGCAGCCAACAGCGCCCATCGGAGTCCCCACCAGTTGCTCGGCCCCAACCCTCCTCGGTGGCTGACAAGCATAATAAGGCTAGTGTCTTCTCTCGTATCAGTTTCCCAGCTGAGGACACCTCAGCTCCGAAGAAAAGGAAACTTCCTTCCTCTTCTGCCTCCCCAGCAACAGGTCCTTCCAGTCACCGGCAGCCGGCCCCTTCTTCAAATGGATACCATGAAGAACACAATAAAATTGTGTCTGGGTCAAGAAAAAGTAGTCGTGCCATTGCTGGATACCGTGAAGAACATCATGATAGCAGTGATGAAGAAAGGCATTTCAAAAGACGGCCATCACGGTACGCATCATCGCCCCCGCCTGCTGATGCCATGGAGGTGGAGGAGCACCACCACTCCAGAGGTTCCAGAGATAGGAATCGTGACAGGGATCAGGGTGGAGCCTACAGCAAGCATAGGTAGCCGGAGTATGAAAATTTGCGCTATTGCGGACACTGGAATTGAAAACGCTGGAGAGAGATGGTTGTTTATAGGTGTTTTTGGGAGCTTTTATGACCTTGGTAGCTGTACTTTTTTATTGTACTTGTAATAATGAATCATGTCATGCTACTTTCTGCTCCAATTATAAATGAAATTagagacttttttttttttggaaaataggAATTATTGacagattttttatttgggttgtcaatgaaaaaatattattttttatattaataatattattttttattgtgaatatcggtaagattgatcTGTTTTATATACAAAAATTCGTAAAACCGTCTCAAAAAGATCTACTCTTTTTCGATTACACTTCGATTCTATCAATCAATTAATTTTCCttactttttatatataaaataggaaaattttaacatttgttttgttttttatttgacTCAGTCTCGGGTATCATTTTAAAAGTGCACAAGTGAAAGACCCCAAATTGTTATTTTGTTGAACCATGGAAGTTGGTTAGTCCGAATGAGTTTTGGCACATAAGCTTGGAATTTCTAGTTTCTTGTATGTTATCAACATTTGGCTAGATttccaataaaatattattcaacatGGATTCACCATTTCGGCACGATGTTCCCCTTTGATCGACTTCTAAAATCGTTGACTTTTAACCCTTTAAATGTTGCCCGAAAACCTTTAATTTAGTTGTAACATATTATTAGTTCTCAAACATATTCACTCAACTCAAAATGATTATGTTGACTATTAAGGTATGTGATCATGATCTTTGTAGGATATATATTTATGGCATGAATTAATTGCTACAAGAATTCCCGAATTTTACTAGTAAGATAAGATGATAAAAGGATATGAACGTATAATACGCGTAAAAAAAGAAATGATAGATATAAGTAATTGATCACTTTTTATATGTCGTTTGGTGTGTGAGTTAATCGTGGAACCAAACAGTACTTAATTGTAAAAATACAAATGAATTTAGTTGTAAATCGGCATATACTACTTTATGTATTATACCAATTTTAATTGTATTCAactttggaaaaaaatatgataGATCTACTATGTATAACTctagtaataaaattatttttattattaacataaaGTTGATAACAACGTGTAAGTGTACAAGTATGTATGTGAACTATTTTACAGATGCAAACTCATTTAAATTCATTTGTttaattcataattttcttgaaatctcAATTCCTGGACAAGTATAATTCTCATGGGAATCGATGCTTTCAAGCTTTTATGCTCAAGTCTTAAGGatgaaaacaatttttttatatagaaaaatatagGCAAATGATAAAAGCAAGcttccaaattttaaaacgaCAAATGGAAACttccaaattttgaaattggGAAACTTGGAATAAAGATAGAATCTTCCTATACATCGAATCTTTAGTTTATATCTATGTAATTTGTTTTGCTAATCTTCTTAATGTTAAGTTATATAATTCATTG contains:
- the LOC140966749 gene encoding uncharacterized protein, coding for MSREEFEARKANLKRKREVERHRDMELSKDREYGREASSVDLPNMRSKSKSIPSASSPNRPSHRHRSERHSPDPNSRDPPEVPRPLSKRKPDEHRSRDYHDDDHRRLRDHHHRSSQQRPSESPPVARPQPSSVADKHNKASVFSRISFPAEDTSAPKKRKLPSSSASPATGPSSHRQPAPSSNGYHEEHNKIVSGSRKSSRAIAGYREEHHDSSDEERHFKRRPSRYASSPPPADAMEVEEHHHSRGSRDRNRDRDQGGAYSKHR